TGCTCGGCCTGCAGCAATTGAGGCAGCGATAAGCCCCCCATCGCCAGACCGCCGATCTGCAGGAAAGAGCGGCGGGAGATTTGATCACAGAATTTCGTGGCACGGCCTTCAATTTTCAGCATGCTGCCTGTTCCGGGAAACCAGGAATAATGAAACCCACACTCCGTTGAGTGCTCTGATAATACACAGACTATGCATAAAAAGATACCGATGTTTACAAGAAAGGAAAATCTGTCTCCTGTCTAACGCCCCCACTATTCAGTCTGAAATGGTTTCCCTGGTTTAAAAGGGTCAAAATACTCGGTTCGAAAGCACCAGGTCGTAATTCTGGCACCTTCCAACGACGTTCTGAGTCTCATATCAGGATTGGCTTCCAGAATGGTAATCCGCCTCTCGATTTGCTTAATCAGATCCATCACCACTGCAGGTTCTTTGGGAACTTTAAAAGAATAACTATATCCACCAAACATTTCTAACCATTTGACGACCACATCAATATCGTCAGAATTCAGTCCTTCCAGAACACGTTGCAAAAATTGATTGATCTCAATCTGATAGTTCCTGGCGATATGAATAAAATTACCTTTATAATCTATGACTGGAAACTTGATAAGTAGATCAAAAAATTCATCAAAACTCAGTACAGGCTGTTCTAGTTCTGCAAGCAGGTGCAGACAAAAGAGAATTCTGATACTCTGCAGCAACTCGATTGACAGCGCAGTTTCCCGCTTCATAAAAAAGAGATTACCGGCATCATTCAGTACCCACTTCACAGCCGCAATGATTTCGGTAGTCGGATATTGTTTCTCCAGGCGTCTGAAAACCTCAGCCATACTTAAATCATTTCGTTGCCTGTTGACCTCCTTTCTAAAAGGAAATCTTTTTTTGATGGGGTCATACGCCAACTCATACATGGCGTCAATTATCTGATCGTATAAGCTGTAATTCATTATGCTCTAAATCTTTTTTGATAGCTGTTCTCGGAGTATGCCTTGGAATCATACATCATGACCGACTAAAAAGTCGCTACTGTAAGCTCCGGGAGCAAACGCAGTTAATAGTTGTTGTCGCAGTCGAATTAGCGACATCTCGTTTCAGCGAGCCCCACCCCTTACACGCAAGATGCTGCATGCACCCTGCAAGTCTTTGCACGCCCCTGCTGCAAAATCTGGTTCATTCATCTCCCTTGCGAAAAATTATTCCAGATAACTGGATCTGTATCTCAGGCAGAAAACCGGAAAAACCCCTCTCCTTACGTGCCAGCCCCGTTTATTTTGCCCCTGCGGCACACTGATTGCATCTCCCCCAGTCATACTCGCCACGTTGGTCAGTCAACGTGCAAACAAATGCGCCCCCAAGCGGCACTGACGCCGACCAAACCCGCCCCCCAAGGAACACAACCATGTTAGAGGCCTTTCTGGACAATTTCCTGCATAACCTCTTTAAACCGCTGCTGCTTTTCTTTTACATGGGCTTTCTGATTCCTATTCTCAAAGTTCCCTTTGAGTTTCCCAAAGCCGTCTATCAGGGGCTGACACTCTACCTGCTGATCGCCATTGGCTGGCACGGCGGTGAAGAACTGGCGTCCCTCTCGATCTCCGAATTCGGGCAGGCACTCGGATTTATGGTCATCGGCTTTTTCGCGAATCTCATCATCGGGATCTTCGCCTATATCCTACTGCTCAAAACCACCAGGCTGCGTCAGATTGACGCCGCCACCGTGGCCGGCTTCTACGGGTCCGACTCAGCCGGTACCTTCGTAACCTGCCTGGGTGTCATCACTGCAGCTCAAATCGCCTATGCCGCTTACATGCCTGTGATGCTGGCTGTCATGGAAATTCCCGGCTGTCTGGTAGCCCTCTATCTCGTATCGCGCCTGCGACAGAAAGGGATGGATGCTCACGGAAACATGCCTCACGAAGCAGACTATCAGCCCCCGCATTCCGCACCAGTGCTGGAAGGCACCGGCGGAGAAGTAGCTTCTGTCAGTAGCGAAGGTGCATCGGTTGGCCACCAGTCTACCGGAACGACTCATTCTCAGACCGCCGTTGCCGCGAAAACGGAAGCCCGTCGCGAACTGGCTGCTCAGCTGGATGTGGAAGTTGAAGAAAAGAAAAAACCGATCTTCAGCAAAGAACTCCTGCACGAAGTCTTTCTGAACCCGGGCCTCTACCTCCTGTTCGGCGGGATTATCATCGGCTTCCTCGGACGTCTGCAGGGCAAAGCGGTCACCAGCCTGGATGACACCCTGTTTGTGAATATCTTCCACGGAATGCTCTGCCTGTTCCTGCTGGAAATGGGTATCACGGCCTGTCGTCGTCTCAAAGACCTCAAAACAGCCGGCTGGCGGTTCATCATGTTTGCACTGCTCTGCCCCAACCTGTTCGCGTTGTTCGGCATTCTGCTGGCACACGGTTACAGCATGGCCCTGGGACAGCCCTTTGACCTGGGAACCTACGCTCTGTTCTCAGTCCTCTGTGCCGCAGCCTCTTACATCGCCGTACCCGCGGTCCAGAGACTGGCCATCCCCGAAGCCAGCCCGACACTGCCCCTGGCAGCTTCGCTCGGTCTGACCTTCACTTACAACGTCACCATCGGAATCCCGGTTTACATGCTCATCGCCGAGCTGGTCATGAAAACCTTACCCGTCGCATAACCAACTTCACTCCACTGACTAAATCATTGTTGAAACCAGAGAAAGTATCGAGCTCAGTCTCACAGGAAACCACGACATGGCTACCACCACAGAATTAACCAAAGTCATTGTCATCACCGAAACCCATTTCGAACAGGATCTGTTAAACGCGTTCCGCGAACTGGGAATCAAAGGGTTTACCTGCATGAACTGCTGGGGACAGGGTCACCACCAGGTCTACGACGAGCCCTTTATCGGACACTCCCAGACACGCATTGAAATCATCACCACTGAAGCCATCGCAGAATCAATCGTCGATTACTGTCGGCAACCCCGCTTCGAATCGTATGCGATTTCCGCCTACCTGGAATCCGTGCGTGTCCGAGACCCCAATAAATTCATCGCCTGAAACGGGGCAACCACCCCTTTCACGACGGCAGATTTCGTAGTTTGCCAGTCACCTTCATGTGCTTACTTTGGCGGGTAGCTAGCATGACAGGTGACTGGCGGCTACGAATTTTAAATCTCTTCCCCCACTCCAGCCGCAGATCACCCTTCCTGGAGAACGACACCCTTCCTCAAAACCCGTGCTGGACAGATACACTATCACATGTTAGCATATTGATGCGTTCAGTCTGCGCGCCACGGCCACGTCTCAGTTTAAGCGTCCCTGGTGCGCTGCAATCACATTCCAGGCCAGCAACAGGCCTGAAGTTTAGAGTGAGGAACGGGTTATGCAACGGCGTCAATTTCTGGTCGCATCCGGTCTCGGCTTTGCCGGGATGACATTCGGCTCTCCCACCCCCGCCGTTTCCGCTGCACCGGCTCCCACACCCCCCGGCAGAAAACCCGCCAAATCAACGATTCTGTTCTTCCTGTGTGGTGGTGCATCGCATATGGATATGTGGGATATGAAGCCGGAAGCCCCCCTGGAATACCGGGGTCCGTTTCAACCGATCCAGACTTCCGCCCCGGGAGTCCATCTCTCCGAACATCTGCCCCTGCTCGCCAAGCAGGCGCATCATCTGGCACTGGTCAACTCGGTCGGAGGCACCGTTAACACCAACGATCACCACGCCGGATATTACTACAACCTCACCGGACATATCCCCGATCAGACCTTCATCACCAAAGGGAACAACCGCACTCCCCAGCCGGACGACTGGCCTTACATGGGTTCCGTGGTCGCCTCCCGGCGCCCCGCGCATCCGAATCTGCCCAACGCCATTTCACTGCCGCACATGCCCAGCCGCGCCCCGTATACCCGTCCCGGTCAGTTCGCTGCCCGACTGGGAGTCGAACACGATCCGATGTATATTCAGGGCACACGTGAAGAACCGCTGAAGCTCCGCGGTCCTGCACTCTCGCTGGAAGGGGGCATCACAGCCGACCGGCTCACCGATCGCATTTCCCTGCTCGAACAACTCGATTCCGCCCGGCGACAGTTCGACGACTTCGCCAGCATCTCCACGATGAATCAGCATCAGGAACGCGCCCTGTCGTTGTTGATGTCTGCCCAGTCGACCTCCGCCTTTGATGTGCAGCAGGAAAAACCGGCCACACTCGAACGCTACGGCAAAACCATCAACGGCATGAGTCTGCTCGTTGCCCGCCGTCTGGTAGAAGTCGGCGTCCCCTTCATTACCGTCTTCTGGAAAGGCGATCTCAGGGCCCTCGGCAAGAAGTGCAAGAGCGCCGGCAGCTGGGATACTCACGGCAACAATTTCCAGTGCCTCAAAGAAGACCTGATGCCCGAATTCGACCGTGCTTACTCCGCACTCATCGAAGACCTCGCCGAGCGGGGGCTTATCGATGATACGCTGGTCCTTGTCACCAGTGAAATGGGCCGCAAACCAAAGATCGGCGATCCCCGTTCCGGCGGCAAATCGGGCGCAGGCCGTGACCATTGGACGCACTGTCTGACAGATGTCCTCG
This genomic interval from Gimesia chilikensis contains the following:
- a CDS encoding sodium-dependent bicarbonate transport family permease, whose protein sequence is MLEAFLDNFLHNLFKPLLLFFYMGFLIPILKVPFEFPKAVYQGLTLYLLIAIGWHGGEELASLSISEFGQALGFMVIGFFANLIIGIFAYILLLKTTRLRQIDAATVAGFYGSDSAGTFVTCLGVITAAQIAYAAYMPVMLAVMEIPGCLVALYLVSRLRQKGMDAHGNMPHEADYQPPHSAPVLEGTGGEVASVSSEGASVGHQSTGTTHSQTAVAAKTEARRELAAQLDVEVEEKKKPIFSKELLHEVFLNPGLYLLFGGIIIGFLGRLQGKAVTSLDDTLFVNIFHGMLCLFLLEMGITACRRLKDLKTAGWRFIMFALLCPNLFALFGILLAHGYSMALGQPFDLGTYALFSVLCAAASYIAVPAVQRLAIPEASPTLPLAASLGLTFTYNVTIGIPVYMLIAELVMKTLPVA
- a CDS encoding P-II family nitrogen regulator, with the translated sequence MATTTELTKVIVITETHFEQDLLNAFRELGIKGFTCMNCWGQGHHQVYDEPFIGHSQTRIEIITTEAIAESIVDYCRQPRFESYAISAYLESVRVRDPNKFIA
- a CDS encoding DUF1501 domain-containing protein: MQRRQFLVASGLGFAGMTFGSPTPAVSAAPAPTPPGRKPAKSTILFFLCGGASHMDMWDMKPEAPLEYRGPFQPIQTSAPGVHLSEHLPLLAKQAHHLALVNSVGGTVNTNDHHAGYYYNLTGHIPDQTFITKGNNRTPQPDDWPYMGSVVASRRPAHPNLPNAISLPHMPSRAPYTRPGQFAARLGVEHDPMYIQGTREEPLKLRGPALSLEGGITADRLTDRISLLEQLDSARRQFDDFASISTMNQHQERALSLLMSAQSTSAFDVQQEKPATLERYGKTINGMSLLVARRLVEVGVPFITVFWKGDLRALGKKCKSAGSWDTHGNNFQCLKEDLMPEFDRAYSALIEDLAERGLIDDTLVLVTSEMGRKPKIGDPRSGGKSGAGRDHWTHCLTDVLAGGGIQGGQTFGASDKHGEYPKDKPVTPADITHTVYHAMGIHDLTAYDKLGRLYFLLDKSRPITELF